Part of the Thermodesulfobacteriota bacterium genome, AGCCGGAAACGGTAGTTTCCGGATGAACACTAACTACCCATATTAAGACAAACAATGTTAATAGAAAGTGACAGGAGATAACACCATGAAAAGACTATGCTTTATTGTAGCAACCTTGGCGTTAGCATTCTTATGGTCATTTACGGCAATGGCCGTAGATGAGGAAACGCAACTAAGAACCGAGGCCGACCAAATAAACCAGTTGACAACAAAATCGGGCAGGGGTACAGAAGCTAATGTAAGGATAAATGCGGTTTTCGAAAATTGGGGGGCAAGGGAACCTTCACAATCAGTCACAGCCGCCCGGGATTTAAAAATGGGCCACGGAGAGACCATGATAGCCGGAGCGCTAGCTGCCGAATTATATGAAAAAGACCCGGCAACCTATCCCACTTATGACGCCGCATATCAGAAGGTATTAGACCTCAGGAGCAAAGGCGACCGAACTACCGGATGGGGGGTAGTAGCCAAGGATCTAGGGGTAAAACTTGGCCCGGTGGTGAGGGAAATGAAAAGCACCGGCACCTTCGTTGGCGGCCGGACAGACCGTTTTTCAAGCAATTATGCTAAAAAGGAAAAACAACAAGTACGGGAGCGGGTACAAGAAAAGGTACGAAAACAAACACAGGAAAAGACTCAAACCAGGGAACGGTTGAGGGAAAAGAGCTGCGACACGGAACAGAAAGGGAATCAAATACGTAACGAGATTGAAAACAAGGCAGGAACCGGTTTTCCCTCCGGCCCGCGCGGTGGGGGCGGCCGGGGACGGTAATTGAGGAGACAATTTGAACATTTTGAACAGGTCAAGCGGCTCTAAGTAATATATCCTGTTTCTCTGTGTGCTCTGTGGTTAATCTTAGCACGAATTCAGATTAATGGAGAAAGGCATGACTCATAACATTAGGTTGTGGCTGGTGGGGCTGGTGATAGCGATTCTTTTATGTGGGACCGGGATAACCTACGGGCAGACTTCAACTACCGATGAACTGTACGCTGAGATCGGTTTTAACTTTTATACCGGCGATTATGGAACAGACACAGACACAGACACATATACCGTACCCTTTACTTTCGGCTATTCACCCAGCCAGCTATGGGATTTTTATCTTAGCATCCCGTATATACACCAGAGCGCCAGCACTGCCGTCACCGTGGCCGGGAAACCAATCCGCGTGAAGAAAAACCTGACCGGCGGTAAAAGCAAAATTACGGAACAGTATATCGACACCGCCTCTCACAGCGGACTTGGGGACATCTGCCTCGGCGGAAGCTACACGGTGCTTAGAGAGACGTCTGATGCACCGGCCATCTACGCCCTGGCAAGCATCAAGTTTCCTACCGCCGATGAGGAAAAGGGCCTGGGCACAGGTGAATATGACTACTGCTTAGGCGTTGGCCTGGACAAAAGAATCAACAAATGGACACTCTTTGGAAACGCAAAGTATAATATCATCGGATCACCCGGCGGGATAGACCTGGATAATTTCTTCTCTATGACGGCCGGCGTGAGCCATCAGTGCACTACCGCTTTTAAAGGGTCGGTCTCTATCTATGCCGCAGAAGGCGCTTCGGCCGAATCTGACAGCCCGTTAGAAATCAGTTTAAGCGGAGGGTATATTATAGATAAAGATAACAAGGCCTCAGTTTATGTAACAAAAGGCCTGTCTGACGGCAGCCCGGATTATGGCCTGGGCGCGGCCCTGACGCATTATTTTTAGTCCACAGATTACGAAAATACACACTTGATTAAAGGGCGCCTTGACGGCGCCCTTTCCCGTTTCTGCAAGAAATCTATTAAATTGACAACTCCCCTCCCTGCGTATTATAAGTTTACACATGCGAAAACGCATATATTCCATCTTTCTATCCGCTTGCTTTTTGCTTGTCGTTTTACTCCTGAGAACCACCTGGGCGGCGTCACCCGTTACTTATACCCCGCTTAACTATCAAGAAATCGGGCCTGGCCTTTGGTTTGCGAAAGTAGCTATCTATAAAGAAAGACAAAAGGTGGAAACGTTGGTTTTGGTCAAAATAGACCCGAAGAAGAACAGATTTCGGGTCCTGCATGATAAGAATGTCAAGACTATAGAAAAGTGGCAGGCGGTCACGGGCGCCAGTGTTATCTTTAATGGAAGTTACTTCCGCGAGAACTTCGACCCGTGCGGCTTAATTATAAGCGACGGTCAGATTAAAGGCCATGTCCGGAATCGCTATATGAAGGGTATGTTTGTGGCAGAACCTCAAAAAAATAATTCACCGCAGGCCGCAATCCTTGACCTGACGAAAATGAGTCTGGTATCTAACAACTTGCCCTGGAGCCAGGGGTTGCAATCTTTTCCCATGCTCATAGACAAAAATGGCGTTGTCCGGGTAAATCAGAGCGATCTCAGGGCCAGCCGCACGGCTATCTGTACAACTAAAGATGGCTGCGTAATTGTAGTGCATACCGAAGAGACGTACTTTACGCTCTATGATCTGGCCCACTTCTTAAAAAAATTGCCGCTGGACATCGAATACGCCTTAAACCTGGACGGCGGCATGGCGGCTGAGCTTTGTATCAGAACCGCAGGCCTGAATTACACGCACTACGGATACCAGATGTCAAATTATACCGGAGAGCTTAGCCTAAAAGGTCTCCAGGCCAGGATACCCTTGGTAGTCGGGGTCTTCCCGCGCTAATTTTCTCTGTGTACCCTGTGGTTAAAAAAGGGATTTTCAGATGAACAATGAGGTATTAAAAGCCATCTACGAAAGGCGCAGCATACGGGATTTCAGCCCTATGCCGGTTGATGAACAACAGATAATGGAGATAATCCGAGGCGGCAGTTGGGCCCCGTCCGGATTGAATAATCAGCCCTGGCGCTTCGTCGTGGTCAAAGATGCAAAAGCAAAGGAAGAAATAGCCGGGCAAACCCGGTACCATTCCATAATTGAGACCGCACCCGTCATCATCGCCGTATTACTGGACCGTAAGGCCATGTACCATGAGTTGAAGGACTTCCAGGCTATCGGGGCCTGTTTACAAAACATGTTGCTGGCCGCCCATGCCCAGGGTCTGGGGGCGGTCTGGTTGGGAGAAATATTAAAAAACAAAGACCGGGTGCGCGAAATAGTTTCCCTGCCTTCGCACCTGGAATTGATGGCGATTGTTGCCATCGGCCACCCCGCACATCGCAATCAGACGTCGGAGCGCAAGGGGCTTAACGACTTGATTTTAAAGATAATTTGAGCGTTCGGACGTTTAAATACCTTCCTTTAAAGATAACAACGGCAAAGAGCTTTTCTGTAAATGTCTTAAATGGGGACGTTCGTGCAGAACGTGCTTGACAAGCTGGTGGATTTGTGAGATATAGAAACCCATGCCAAGATTAGCGAGACTGGATGCGCCCGGTGTTCTGCACCATGTCATCGGGCGGGGTATAGAAAAAAGAAAGATTTTTCTGAACGACGGCGATCGAGTCGACTTCATCGCGCGGGTGGCCAGACTTGTACAAGAAGGAGCGATAGACGTTTTTGCCTGGGCATTGCTGCCCAATCATTTTCATCTCCTACTGAGGACGAAAAACCTCCCTTTAGCTACAAGTATGCGAAAACTACTTACCGGATACGTAGTCAATTTCAATAAACGGCACCGGAGGCACGGGCATCTTTTTCAAAACCGCTATAAATCTATAGTGTGCCAGGAAGACCCTTACCTGAGAGAATTGGTGCGTTACATTCATCTAAACTTATTGAGAGCTGGAATAGTTAAAGATATTGACGAATTGAACCGCTGTCCCTGGTCAGGCCATTCCGCCCTGATGGGCAAGACTAAAAGGGAATGGCAGGAGTGTGAGTATGTCTTAGCTCTTTTTGGCAACAGCAGTACCCGCCGGCGGAATTACCTGAAATATATCGAAGAGGGCATACCATTAGGAAGACGACCGGAGCTGGTCGGCGGGGGATTGATCAGGAGCATGGGGGGCTGGTCAGAGGTTGTGTCTCTCAGAGGACGCGGTGAAAAGCAGGCATCAGACCAGCGGATTCTTGGAGATAGTGAGTTTGTGCAGGAAGTTGTATCCGGTCTTGATGACTTGGTGAAGAGGAACCTGCGGCTATCCGGGCAGCGAATGGATATTGATAAGCTGGCTGAAGCAGTATGCAAAAAACACGATGTGTCACTTGGTGAGCTTCGTTCCGGAAGTCGAAGGCATCCTGTGGTGAAGGCCCGGTGGATTATCTCATGGGTTGCGGTAAGAGAGCTGGGATATTCGGGTGCCGATGTGGCCAGGTATCTAGGCGTGACGAATTCATGCGTAACCCGGTCGGTATCCTTCAGACCACCTGACGTAGTCAGTTACCTTGCGACGTTATGAATGTTCTGCACGAACGTCCCCTCATAAATTACGTACCCTTGATGAACTCGGCATTCAGTCTATTGGCACAACCTACGTTGATTCAACCCTTATAGATGCCCAAGGAAATGAGCATCGTCAGATCGGCAGTTTTACCAAGACAGACGGTACCACCGGAACGGCCACCGATGTCTGGTTCCAGTCGGATAAGGCCTACACCATTGCCACCGAATGGCTTGATGTGCCGCCGGAGATAGCCGCCCTACCGGACTTGCAGGGCTATGGCAACGTCTATGACCTGCACTAGGCTATGGTCAGGGATGCGGATAGGCAGTAGAGTATTGGCCGAGAATAAGACCGACGGTCGGAAATTTTTATTGACGAGATAGAATCAGGATAGACATTCCTTTATGATCTATTATATACTCGCCAAATTCCGACGGTGAAACAGGAACTGGCAGAGGGTAAGGGTGCGGAATTGTAAGGTGAAAGATACTATAATGCATGGAAAGATCAGAGGATAATTTATGAGGAGAAAATATGAGGCAATTAAAACTTTAGCAAGCGCTCTCGTGTTTTTTTTAATTTTTGCAACGGCAATTGGATACGGTTTTGCCGAGGTTAAAACAGGCAATGCAAAAGAATTCACGCAGGCTGGATCTCAGAATATAACGCAAGTTAAGTGGCTGATATTTACAGATACGGGGTTTTCTTATGAACGTAATTTAGTTATAAAATTGAACGCAAAAGATATTAAGGAATCGAAATTAGTTGGTGAAGATGAAGTTGAAATCTTTATAGCTTTAGAGGATCTCAACGGAGACCATGATAATGAAATTTTTGCTTACTTCGTTCATCCATATTTCTGTGGAGCTAAGGGTAATTGTTCCTTTAAAATTTACATGAACATCAAAGGCAAATTAAAAGAGATCGGTCCCCCTATTGTTCCATACATTCCTATTGATGAAAAAGGACAACAAGATATAGCCGGTGTTTTAAACAGCAAAAAATTAGGATGGAATGACATAATCATAGGTAAGTTTATTTATGAATGGAATGGTAATAAGTATAAGGCTGTTATGCAAAATGATTCTGTAAAATAAAAGGGAGAAAAACATGGGAACCTATAGTCAATTTTTAGAGAAGCTCGGGAATCTTGAATCAAGTGGCCAGTACAATGAAATTAACCCTATTGGTTATCTCGGCAAGTACCAAATGGGAGAAGCGGCTTTAATCGATGCTGGGTATTATACAAAAGACGGCACAAAAAGTAACGATTGGGTAGGCACATGGACAGATAAAGATGGTATCTCCAGTATGGATGAGTTTCTGGCCAATCCTCAAGCACAGGAAAACGCTATAAGAGCTTATCACGAAAAAATATTGAAATACATCAAAGCTCTCGATTTGAACAAATACATTGGTCAAAATATTGGTGGCGTAGAAATTACAGAATCTGGCCTTTTGGCAGGAGCACATTTGGTGGGTGTTGGCGAATTGAAAAAATTTCTCGAGTCTAACGGTACATATATTCCTGAGGATGGTAATGGAACTCCTGTAACAAACTACTTAATGGAATTAGGTGGATATGATCTCCCTTTTAACAAGCCTCGTAGTACTTCAACTAACGTTTTGGATCCAGGCATAGAACTTTCAAGCCAACTCTACACCGCCGCTGCCACCACCCCAGCAATCAGCCCCATCGTATTGGATTTAGATGGAGATGGGGTGGAGACGGCCAATGTCAAAGATGGGGCCTATTTTGACCAGGACGGCAATGGGTTTGCGGAGCAGACTGGCTGGGCAGGGGCTGATGATGGGCTTCTGGTTACGGATAGAGACGGAAACGGTACGATTGATACAGGCAAAGAATTATTCGGGAATGAAACCCTTTTAAATGACGGGACCACAGCCGCTAACGGCTTTCAAGCATTAGCAGAGTTGGATGACAATCTGGACGGTAAGATAGATGCCGGTGACGCGGCCTGGACCGGTCTGAAGGTATGGCAGGATGTGGACGGAGATGGTTTTAGCGCTGCCGATGAGTTCCACACCCTGGATGAACTCGGAATTCAATCTATCAATACAGGCTACGTCGATTCAACCCTTATAGATGCTCAAGGAAATGAACACCGGCAGGTGGGCAGTTTTACCAAGACAGACGGCACTACCGGAACGGCCACCGATGTCTGGTTCCAGTCGGATAAGGCCTATACCATTGCCACGGAATGGCTGGATGTGCCTCCGGAGATAGCCGCACTTCCAGACTTGCAGGGATACGGCAATGTCTATGACCTGCAACAGGCCATGGTGAGGGATACAAGCGGAGAATTAAAGGCCCTGGTTGAAAATTTTGTGGCTGAGACGGATCCAAATGTCCGTGATAGTTTAACGGAGCAAATTCTCTTTAAATGGACCGGGAGCGATGGGGTCGATCCGGCCAGCCAGTCCTGGTTTGGCGATGCCCGCAAACTGGCAGCCATGGGAGCGTTATTTGGGGAGACCTATGCGGGGGCAACGGGCCCAGCTGCGACTGTACTCCTGAATCAAGCCTACCGTGGTTTATTCGAGATGCTTCGTGCCCAACTTATGGCCCAGACGCATTTAAAAGACCTTTACGGCATGGTTACGTACACCTGGGATGAGGCGACGGAAAACGTCAAGGGTGATCTGACCGCTGTGGCTGCCGAGATACAAAATCGGCTCACACTCAATCCTGAAGCCGGTAAAGAGTCTCTTTCTGAATTCGTACGCACCCTCAGGGGATTTGCTGCCGAAGATATGATGGATTTTATGACATTTCGCTCTCCCTTCGCCCTGCAAAGTGAGGAATTGGCGTGGATCGTTGATACTGTAGGCAAGTACTCCGTCACCGGCACAGTAGCGACTGAGACTCTAAATGGTACTACGGGTGGAGATACCATGTACGGCTATGAGGGCAACGATGTTCTCTATGGCTATGCAGGCAATGACACCCTCTACGGCGGTGACGGCACAGACAGCCTCTTCGGCGGCGCCGGGAACGACGTCCTGGATGGCGGGGCCGGCAACGACTCCCTGTCCGGAGAGACCGGCAACGATACCTACCGGTTCGGCCTGGGCAGCGGCCAGGACATCATCTCCGACTACGATGCGACCAATATTGACGTTAACACCATAGAGTTTGGGGCAGGTATCACTGTAGCGAACCTGGAGCTGGTAAAGGCAAGCACTACCCTTAAGATAAATATCCAGGGCACCACCGACTCCCTGACCCTTCCAAACTGGTTCACCGGTGACGCCTATAGGATAGAGCAGTTTAAGTTTGCCGACGGCACGACTCTGACCCCGGCCGACCTGGATGCTATGGGCTATAAGGTCTATGGGACGATAAATACTGAGACCCTTTACGGCTCCAGTGTCGGAGATACCATA contains:
- a CDS encoding nitroreductase; translation: MNNEVLKAIYERRSIRDFSPMPVDEQQIMEIIRGGSWAPSGLNNQPWRFVVVKDAKAKEEIAGQTRYHSIIETAPVIIAVLLDRKAMYHELKDFQAIGACLQNMLLAAHAQGLGAVWLGEILKNKDRVREIVSLPSHLELMAIVAIGHPAHRNQTSERKGLNDLILKII
- a CDS encoding transporter, which translates into the protein MTHNIRLWLVGLVIAILLCGTGITYGQTSTTDELYAEIGFNFYTGDYGTDTDTDTYTVPFTFGYSPSQLWDFYLSIPYIHQSASTAVTVAGKPIRVKKNLTGGKSKITEQYIDTASHSGLGDICLGGSYTVLRETSDAPAIYALASIKFPTADEEKGLGTGEYDYCLGVGLDKRINKWTLFGNAKYNIIGSPGGIDLDNFFSMTAGVSHQCTTAFKGSVSIYAAEGASAESDSPLEISLSGGYIIDKDNKASVYVTKGLSDGSPDYGLGAALTHYF
- a CDS encoding transposase, with amino-acid sequence MPRLARLDAPGVLHHVIGRGIEKRKIFLNDGDRVDFIARVARLVQEGAIDVFAWALLPNHFHLLLRTKNLPLATSMRKLLTGYVVNFNKRHRRHGHLFQNRYKSIVCQEDPYLRELVRYIHLNLLRAGIVKDIDELNRCPWSGHSALMGKTKREWQECEYVLALFGNSSTRRRNYLKYIEEGIPLGRRPELVGGGLIRSMGGWSEVVSLRGRGEKQASDQRILGDSEFVQEVVSGLDDLVKRNLRLSGQRMDIDKLAEAVCKKHDVSLGELRSGSRRHPVVKARWIISWVAVRELGYSGADVARYLGVTNSCVTRSVSFRPPDVVSYLATL
- a CDS encoding calcium-binding protein, translated to MGTYSQFLEKLGNLESSGQYNEINPIGYLGKYQMGEAALIDAGYYTKDGTKSNDWVGTWTDKDGISSMDEFLANPQAQENAIRAYHEKILKYIKALDLNKYIGQNIGGVEITESGLLAGAHLVGVGELKKFLESNGTYIPEDGNGTPVTNYLMELGGYDLPFNKPRSTSTNVLDPGIELSSQLYTAAATTPAISPIVLDLDGDGVETANVKDGAYFDQDGNGFAEQTGWAGADDGLLVTDRDGNGTIDTGKELFGNETLLNDGTTAANGFQALAELDDNLDGKIDAGDAAWTGLKVWQDVDGDGFSAADEFHTLDELGIQSINTGYVDSTLIDAQGNEHRQVGSFTKTDGTTGTATDVWFQSDKAYTIATEWLDVPPEIAALPDLQGYGNVYDLQQAMVRDTSGELKALVENFVAETDPNVRDSLTEQILFKWTGSDGVDPASQSWFGDARKLAAMGALFGETYAGATGPAATVLLNQAYRGLFEMLRAQLMAQTHLKDLYGMVTYTWDEATENVKGDLTAVAAEIQNRLTLNPEAGKESLSEFVRTLRGFAAEDMMDFMTFRSPFALQSEELAWIVDTVGKYSVTGTVATETLNGTTGGDTMYGYEGNDVLYGYAGNDTLYGGDGTDSLFGGAGNDVLDGGAGNDSLSGETGNDTYRFGLGSGQDIISDYDATNIDVNTIEFGAGITVANLELVKASTTLKINIQGTTDSLTLPNWFTGDAYRIEQFKFADGTTLTPADLDAMGYKVYGTINTETLYGSSVGDTIYGYEGNDNLYGYAGNDTLYGGDGTDSLFGGAGNDVLDGGAGNDSLSGETGNDTYRFGLGSGQDIISDYDATPGNTDTVQFDLNPLDLIFAQSGYNLNVTVNGTTDQIAIQNWSLSTNYQTEVFQTADGIALLNSQVGQLIQAMATFSTEAGISWSQAIQDRPQDVQQILAQYWTPPQP
- a CDS encoding phosphodiester glycosidase family protein; its protein translation is MRKRIYSIFLSACFLLVVLLLRTTWAASPVTYTPLNYQEIGPGLWFAKVAIYKERQKVETLVLVKIDPKKNRFRVLHDKNVKTIEKWQAVTGASVIFNGSYFRENFDPCGLIISDGQIKGHVRNRYMKGMFVAEPQKNNSPQAAILDLTKMSLVSNNLPWSQGLQSFPMLIDKNGVVRVNQSDLRASRTAICTTKDGCVIVVHTEETYFTLYDLAHFLKKLPLDIEYALNLDGGMAAELCIRTAGLNYTHYGYQMSNYTGELSLKGLQARIPLVVGVFPR